CCATCGACGTCGGTCATCACTGCCTCCACCGTCGCCACGCAGCCGACGAACAGACAATCCTGCGCATCCGTGCGGCGCGAGCTGGCGCGCAGGCGCACGCGGCTGCCGCGCGTCAGTCCTCCGGGCGATGCGCGCGGGATCATCTCTTCGCGGTGCACGTCGCGGAACGCGCCGTGGAGCCGCTCCCAATCCTCGGGCTGCAGCTTCTCCGATTGGTCGATGATGGCCGCCGAGCGCGGATCGGTCGCGCGCGCCTCGTCTTCTTCAATGGCGCGACGCACGAACTGCTCCACCAAGACCGAGTCCGAAGACGCGCCCGACATGTACTCTCCTCGGGAGAACAGATGATCCGCTCCCAAGGTGGCCATGCACCCGATCGGCTGCACGGGCGGAGTCGAGGTTCCGAGGTCCCGAAGAACCCTCGACAAGGATCCCACTCGTCCTCTGGTTCGATGCGGCCGCTCGCCTGCGTGGCCAAGCTCGACGGGCACACCTGGACGCGGAGTGAAGTCATGCCCCAGACACCTTCAGGCGTCGATGAGGTTCACATGTTCACATCCTCTGGATTTCGGAGGGCATGAGCTGCGACGGCGACACCGTGTCCATCACAGCGGCCCAGCGGCCAAGCCTGGAGGACGTTCTGCTCGGGCTCATACCGGGACTGCCCAAGGCGCACCTGCACAACAAGTGCTCGACTTCTCGCTCGGCGTGCGAACCGACTTGCTTCGACTTCGCAGCGCCGGCGCCGACGTGCGCATCGCCTACTCACCGCTCGACGCCGTTCAGCTCGCTCGCGAGAACCCACGACGCGAGGTGGTGTTCTTTGGAATCAGCTTCGCGACGCGACAGAAGCTCGGCGTGGAGATCGATGAGCACTTGGTGCCCGTGGCCGATGCGGTGCGCGGCGCGTGCGAGCTCCTGGGAATGGACCCTATGCTCATCGCCAACGAAGGAAAGCTCGTCGCGTTCGTGCCGCCGGAGGGCGCAGGGGCCGTGCTCGAGGCCATGCGCGCACATCCGCTGGGTCGCGCGGCCGCGCGGCTTGGTGTCGTGACTGCGGAGCATCCGTGGACGGTCGCGGTGCGAACGCTCGTCGGCGGACGACGCGTCCTCGACCTGCCGTTTGGCGAGGTTCTCCCGCGCATCTGTTGAGCGCGCCTTGCACGGTGGTTGCCGACCCGCTGCAACCGACGCCACCCGCGTTCCAGCAGGTGGCGTCGATGGGTCGCCTCACCGGTGCACGGTGCGAGGCGACTTGGCGCTCGGCGACGAGCTGGAGCAAGACGATGGCTGAGTTGCCCCTGGCGCGGATTGGCGAGCGCACTTCCGAAGAGCTCGGGCAGCTCTTCCGCGCGGCCAACCACCCCAAGGAGCTCGTGACCGTGGAGCTGATGCTCAAGCCCTACGACTTGTCCGTGCTTCTGGAGCGCGTGAGCGAGGGCGTCACGAAGCGCAGGCCACACACCGACGCCCATCCTTGAATCACTCGGCCCTCAGCGCTGGTACGTACCCACCAGCTCGCCGTAGCCGAGGACGTGCGCGCCCGTCCCCTCGAGGATTCGCGAGCGGCCCGCGCCTGGCTCGATGGCCAGCACGCGATCCAGCGCGAAGAGTTGGAAGTGATAGTGGTGCGCGTCGTCACCCTTCGGTGGCGCACACCCGGCCCAGCCCTCCTTGAGGAACGAGTTCCTTCCCACGTGGCCCCCGCAGAGCTCGTCGGGCGCGCCGCCGTGGAGCGCGGCGGGCACGCCTTGCAGCTCGGGCGGAAGGTCGTAGAGCAGCCAGTGAACGAAGGGCAGCAGCAACGGCGCATCCGGGTCTTCGCAGATGAGGACCAACGAGCGCGTCGCGGCCGGCGTTGACGACCAGCGCAAGGGCGGGCTCACCGCGGCGCCGTCGGCAGAGTGCACGACGGGGATGCGCTCGCCTTGCAGGAACTCGGACGAGCTCAGCTCCATGCGAGGCGTGTAGCCCGCGCCGAGCCGCGCCG
Above is a window of Deltaproteobacteria bacterium DNA encoding:
- a CDS encoding YbhB/YbcL family Raf kinase inhibitor-like protein gives rise to the protein MELSSSEFLQGERIPVVHSADGAAVSPPLRWSSTPAATRSLVLICEDPDAPLLLPFVHWLLYDLPPELQGVPAALHGGAPDELCGGHVGRNSFLKEGWAGCAPPKGDDAHHYHFQLFALDRVLAIEPGAGRSRILEGTGAHVLGYGELVGTYQR